In Necator americanus strain Aroian chromosome IV, whole genome shotgun sequence, the following proteins share a genomic window:
- a CDS encoding hypothetical protein (NECATOR_CHRIV.G15879.T2) has protein sequence MSTLRGCKARLTNAINNLTRLVNSANSNYPTVFHSDAHPAVQLRTLQRRIEDMGNAKISIEIALETFQQRHEHAISFIENQPNAIELMDAFDIYWRDHKGDEMEPTATATIFALDDLIRKETELADMLRTTISASTTPQYNPTNTTDEPMDVTSIRNPTLTPPHMSGGSSPPYPAADTMNVQLRKVELPTFDGDFSTYYDFWAKFKTAVHDNPSLSTAAKFIHLSSSLKGSAALVVQGYDITDPSNYHLAIEALRRRYDRPQFTHNFFLQKLENLAASSAAASSQRDTLCQIQACILQLNRFEDTSTSLSLKKLIRSKFPRETQLEVNRMEHRSGTIWKMHEFLAGIDVFIQELEKLDDSHCPPLNHDQPYSALSTTYRNRSPSPEPLYDPHRCCFCGSRNHRSTRCTTSMQTYVRRMIVRNLDLCWKCVQPGHMANSCRAPNCRYCQRNHHTILCSYSSVSRFSRDRSRRSNDNRRNSRNSVRYDRYTYRSPRGWYPSRESSRERSSSRYSSSSYDYPYSPSRRHPRDRDYHHQSHRNHSPYRRSERDSERMRHRNQRRHSPSPSSAPYGVRFRANPRDSLSPVRRRNHSSPESSSHVADTDDEMRNALDCRPVDDPTTLTTSSNHQRPLLMTVKAHIRNPKTKTLETVNVMLDSGAQNSFISNAATKRLSLKPYDHKPLTVIGFGGHRSTQESGTVDATLLDAANKPFPVTLRTQEVLTSQFKPYRLSKEDKHALRTFRINPDSLTISRHVTPDILLGIDYFWEVLKKDSPKQLPSGLMLVNTRFGPVVSAPSTPHRSEDDITRLWDLDRLGITEDPDPSVDKEEDARILKRFQDTAQVIDGYLHVQFPWKSSHPRLADNKMLALKRLQSQYRSFQTKPTLWKTYTATFTDYLEQGIIEEVDEHQFDDHRVYYIPHQAVIKETSATTKLRVVFDASSHYRGAPSLNDCLHSGPAILPDMVGILLRSRLTPYLLIADVEKAFLQIRLQRNQRDATRFLWLRNPNLPPTPDNLRIFRFTRVPFGITASPFLLAASILYYLHLEPSKPLHKEIEDNIYVDNILLSALSERQAIKKYRSSKSLFNSMHMNLREFLCNSNTVNQSIEPSDRVRNPSSVKLLGIPWNSRTDTLLIPLKTASANVYSKRTALSACSSTFDPLGLLTPFLVPFKVFIQDIWKKEYQWDTPFDQEDHQRWDELVQQLKYPLPPIPRFIASANRNTTYELAVFGDASQRLFACCAYLISRSPSTTSSQLIMAKSLLATAKLQMTMPRLELLASLISVRLARFLHHQLHLKIRTIHFFSDSKIALHWIHSSRPLKRFVQNRVNEIRTILTTFHKTDVQTKFYYVQSDSNPADCATRGLSTADAVNHIWWHGPSFLRAPQSDWPKADTDFALPQDLCPEAEHEFQALSVLPTQPYESPFRFRATSSYLKLIRSTAYVLKFIKALFQKTRIRNYTLNLATVVLSKDVSASEITNAETLLIMEHYRESESTLKRLPLDKYNAHRAADGLIRCPNRLDHARTSSQSSAPILLIPEHHFVHLLVMYHHKTRFHSGVHATIAALRTSYFIPSIKTTITRILRLCTVCRRAQGHAYRYPEMPSLPPERVNRSRPFQKVGLDYLGPLYYRDQLHSQAKIWICLFTCMATRAVHLELVHNNTAFEFLLAFRRFIARRGTPDLIISDNATTFRSANDSLQSTIYNRKAIEKISTQLANRKIEWRFITPLSPWKGGFYERLVGLFKSAFKKAIKHTLLPLSQFQTLVAEIEAVLNSRPLLSISDTSSSPHVLRPIDFVSPQVELQLPSPHHNPLYIPPNRLSEWYKETLAVLNNFWDIWYKDYLSAISARHQHRIHQGRSSPLIPSVGDVVLIADKNVPRGQWPLAIITTIHRTKSNIPRSATVRIANGHELQRSINQLHPLEISAKEDPRPKKSRQQLQPTRIQPPRAAKRVRFALGTKRA, from the exons ATGTCTACGCTCCGTGGCTGCAAAGCACGCTTGACCAACGCGATCAACAATTTGACGCGGCTGGTCAACTCGGCGAATTCCAACTACCCAACCGTCTTCCATTCGGACGCCCACCCGGCAGTACAGCTCCGCACCCTCCAGCGTCGAATCGAGGACATGGGAAACGCTAAGATCTCCATTGAAATAGCATTGGAGACATTCCAACAGCGCCATGAACATGCCATAAGCTTTATCGAAAACCAACCGAACGCCATAGAGCTTATGGATGCCTTTGACATCTACTGGCGCGATCACAAAGGTGACGAAATGGAACCAACCGCAACCGCTACCATCTTTGCCCTAGACGATCTTATCCGCAAGGAAACCGAACTTGCGGATATGCTTCGCACCACCATAAGCGCATCCACCACACCACAATATAACCCTACTAACACCACTGATGAGCCGATGGATGTCACATCCATCAGAAACCCTACCCTGACACCACCACATATGTCCGGAGGCTCATCACCACCATACCCTGCTGCGGATACCATGAATGTACAACTCCGCAAGGTAGAGCTGCCTACCTTTGATGGGGATTTTTCCACCTATTATGATTTCTGGGCCAAATTCAAGACCGCGGTCCACGATAATCCATCCCTATCCACCGCTGCCAAATTTATCCATCTTAGTAGCAGCCTTAAAGGTAGCGCCGCACTTGTTGTACAGGGGTATGACATAACCGATCCCTCCAACTACCACCTAGCCATTGAAGCCCTACGCAGACGGTATGACCGTCCGCAGTTCacccataatttctttttgcagaaattagaGAACTTGGCAGCGTCGTCTGCCGCCGCTTCATCGCAGAGGGACACATTATGCCAGATCCAAGCGTGTATCCTGCAGCTCAACCGCTTCGAGGACACGTCAACATCGCTATCGCTCAAGAAACTCATTCGCAGCAAGTTCCCACGAGAGACTCAGCTGGAAGTGAACAGGATGGAACACCGGTCAGGTACTATTTGGAAGATGCATGAGTTTCTTGCTGGTATTGATGTGTTTATTCAAGAACTTGAGAAACTTGACGATAGCCACTGTCCTCCACTTAACCACGATCAACCCTATTCCGCATTATCCACCACATACCGCAACCGCTCACCATCTCCAGAACCACTTTATGATCCGCATAGATGTTGTTTCTGCGGGTCGAGGAACCATCGCTCGACCCGCTGCACCACATCTATGCAGACCTACGTTCGCCGTATGATAGTCCGGAACCTGGACCTCTGTTGGAAATGTGTCCAACCAGGGCACATGGCCAACTCTTGCCGGGCTCCGAACTGTCGTTACTGCCAACGTAACCATCACACCATTCTTTGTTCGTATTCATCTGTTTCGCGTTTTTCTCGTGATAGGTCTAGGCGTTCTAATGATAATCGTCGTAATAGTCGTAATAGTGTTCGTTATGATCGATATACTTATCGTTCTCCCCGCGGATGGTACCCTTCTAGGGAATCGTCCCGGGAAAGAAGTTCTTCACGCTATTCCTCTTCATCGTACGATTATCCCTATTCACCATCTAGGCGCCATCCCCGCGATAGAGACTACCACCATCAGTCTCATCGCAACCATTCTCCCTATCGTAGATCTGAACGTGATTCAGAGCGAATGCGCCACCGCAACCAACGCCGCCACTCACCGTCTCCATCTTCAGCACCTTACGGGGTCAGATTTCGTGCTAATCCGCGCGATAGTCTCTCACCCGTACGCCGCAGAAACCATTCCAGCCCAGAATCCAGTAGCCATGTCGCCGACACGGACGACGAGATGCGTAACGCTCTTGATTGCCGTCCGGTCGACGACCCCACCACCCTTACCACCTCATCTAACCACCAACGCCCTCTTCTTATGACTGTTAAGGCTCACATTCGTAATCCTAAGACGAAGACCCTTGAAACGGTCAACGTCATGCTGGATTCAGGAGCCCAAAACAGCTTCATAAGCAACGCAGCCACTAAGCGTCTATCCCTTAAACCCTACGACCACAAGCCGCTGACCGTCATCGGATTCGGAGGTCATCGTTCGACCCAAGAATCCGGTACAGTCGACGCCACCCTCTTAGATGCCGCAAACAAACCATTTCCCGTAACCCTACGAACTCAGGAAGTTCTAACTTCCCAGTTCAAACCATATCGTCTCAGTAAAGAAGACAAACACGCACTCCGCACATTCCGCATTAACCCAGACAGCCTTACCATCAGTCGCCACGTTACGCCAGATATCCTGCTGGGTATCGACTACTTCTGGGAGGTCCTGAAAAAGGACTCACCGAAGCAGTTACCCTCAGGATTGATGCTCGTTAACACGCGATTCGGACCAGTTGTCTCGG CACCATCTACACCACATCGCTCTGAAGACGACATCACCCGCCTATGGGACCTCGACCGTTTAGGCATAACCGAGGATCCCGATCCCTCTGTCGACAAGGAGGAGGACGCACGGATCCTGAAACGTTTTCAGGATACCGCCCAGGTGATTGACGGCTATTTGCACGTTCAATTTCCCTGGAAGTCATCCCATCCTCGCCTTGCCGACAACAAAATGTTAGCCCTTAAGCGTCTTCAGAGCCAATACCGTTCCTTCCAAACCAAACCAACCCTTTGGAAAACATATACCGCAACCTTTACGGACTACCTGGAGCAGGGCATAATAGAGGAGGTCGACGAGCATCAGTTCGACGACCACAGAGTCTATTATATCCCGCATCAGGCAGTCATAAAGGAAACATCGGCCACCACTAAATTGAGAGTCGTGTTCGATGCGTCCTCCCACTACAGAGGCGCACCGAGCTTAAACGACTGTCTCCACTCTGGCCCCGCAATCCTACCAGACATGGTAGGAATCCTCCTCCGTAGCCGCTTAACACCCTATCTCCTTATTGCCGACGTAGAGAAGGCTTTCCTTCAGATTCGTTTACAACGTAATCAACGGGATGCCACTCGTTTCCTTTGGCTTCGCAACCCTAACCTACCACCAACTCCGGATAATCTTCGGATCTTCCGGTTTACCCGCGTACCATTCGGTATAACCGCATCACCATTCCTTTTAGCCGCATCCATACTGTATTACCTCCATCTTGAACCATCGAAGCCGCTCCACAAGGAGATCGAGGACAACATCTACGTCGACAATATCCTTCTTAGTGCCTTGTCCGAGCGACAAGCCATTAAGAAGTACCGCTCTTCCAAATCCCTATTTAACTCCATGCACATGAACCTTCGAGAGTTCTTGTGCAACTCCAACACCGTTAACCAGTCCATAGAGCCATCTGATCGAGTCAGGAATCCATCCTCCGTGAAGCTCCTTGGTATTCCCTGGAATTCACGCACCGACACCCTTCTCATACCACTTAAAACCGCATCCGCGAATGTGTACTCGAAGCGCACAGCGCTCAGTGCATGTTCATCCACCTTTGATCCACTTGGTCTTCTCACACCATTCTTAGTGCCCTTCAAGGTATTCATCCAGGACATCTGGAAGAAGGAATACCAGTGGGACACTCCATTTGACCAAGAGGACCATCAGCGATGGGACGAATTGGTCCAGCAACTCAAATATCCGTTGCCACCAATTCCACGTTTCATCGCTTCCGCAAACCGCAACACCACTTATGAGCTCGCAGTCTTTGGAGACGCCTCACAACGTCTCTTTGCCTGCTGTGCTTACCTTATTAGCCGCTCACCATCAACCACTTCTTCACAGCTAATCATGGCTAAGTCATTATTAGCGACGGCTAAACTCCAGATGACTATGCCACGATTAGAGTTGCTCGCATCCCTAATAAGTGTGCGTCTAGCACGCTTCCTCCATCACCAACTCCATCTTAAAATCCGCactatccatttcttttctgactCGAAGATAGCGCTCCATTGGATCCACTCATCTCGTCCACTTAAACGGTTCGTTCAGAATCGAGTGAACGAGATCCGCACCATTTTAACCACCTTCCACAAGACAGACGTTCAGACGAAGTTCTACTATGTGCAGTCAGACTCTAATCCAGCTGACTGTGCAACTCGTGGACTTTCGACCGCTGACGCTGTCAACCACATCTGGTGGCATGGACCATCTTTCCTTCGTGCTCCACAGTCGGATTGGCCTAAGGCCGATACGGACTTTGCCCTACCTCAGGATCTTTGTCCTGAGGCGGAGCACGAGTTTCAGGCCCTTAGTGTCCTTCCGACACAACCATATGAATCACCATTCCGCTTCCGTGCCACTAGTAGTTACCTTAAGCTCATCCGTTCAACCGCGTATGTGCTTAAGTTCATCAAAGCCCTATTCCAAAAAACCCGCATACGCAATTACACCCTCAACCTAGCCACTGTTGTACTGTCCAAGGACGTTTCAGCCTCGGAGATCACCAACGCGGAAACTCTCCTCATTATGGAGCATTACCGCGAGAGTGAATCCACGTTGAAACGACTACCACTGGACAAGTACAACGCTCACCGCGCTGCAGATGGATTGATCCGATGTCCGAATCGATTAGATCATGCTCGGACTTCGTCTCAGTCATCTGCACCAATCCTTCTTATTCCGGAGCACCACTTTGTCCATCTTCTCGTTATGTACCACCACAAAACCAGGTTCCATTCAGGTGTTCATGCCACAATAGCCGCTCTCCGCACATCATATTTCATCCCTTCCATCAAAACCACCATCACCAGAATCCTTCGGCTCTGTACAGTATGTAGAAGAGCCCAAGGACACGCTTACCGCTATCCTGAGATGCCTAGTCTCCCTCCGGAACGAGTCAACCGCTCTAGACCGTTCCAGAAGGTTGGACTAGACTACTTAGGACCACTCTACTATAGAGATCAGCTCCATTCTCAGGCCAAGATTTGGATCTGTCTCTTCACCTGTATGGCAACCCGCGCTGTACATCTCGAGTTAGTCCACAACAACACCGCATTCGAGTTTTTGCTCGCCTTTCGCCGTTTCATTGCTCGCAGAGGCACTCCGGACCTCATTATCAGCGACAATGCCACCACTTTCCGCTCAGCTAACGATTCCCTACAAAGCACCATCTATAACCGCAAAGCCATAGAAAAGATATCCACTCAACTCGCCAACCGCAAGATCGAATGGAGGTTCATCACTCCTCTTTCCCCATGGAAAGGAGGATTTTATGAACGTCTAGTCGGTCTCTTCAAATCCGCATTCAAAAAAGCCATCAAACATACCCTATTACCACTTTCGCAATTTCAGACCCTGGTTGCAGAAATTGAAGCAGTGCTCAACTCCAGACCACTTTTATCCATCAGTGACACATCATCTTCACCGCATGTCCTTCGACCAATAGATTTCGTCTCACCGCAAGTGGAACTCCAATTACCATCTCCGCACCACAACCCTCTCTACATCCCTCCAAACCGTCTTTCCGAATGGTATAAGGAGACACTTGCCGTATTGAACAACTTCTGGGACATTTGGTACAAGGACTACTTATCCGCAATATCCGCACGTCACCAACACCGTATCCATCAAGGAAGGTCAAGTCCACTCATTCCATCGGTAGGAGACGTTGTTCTCATTGCCGATAAGAATGTTCCACGTGGACAATGGCCTTTAGCCATCATAACCACTATCCACCGCACCAAATCCAACATACCCAGATCAGCCACTGTCCGCATTGCAAACGGTCATGAGTTGCAGAGATCGATCAATCAACTACATCCATTGGAGATTTCTGCAAAGGAAGACCCACGACCGAAGAAGAGCCGCCAACAACTGCAACCCACAAGGATCCAACCACCACGAGCAGCCAAACGGGTACGATTCGCACTTGGTACGAAGCGAGCGTGA
- a CDS encoding hypothetical protein (NECATOR_CHRIV.G15879.T1) — protein sequence MSTLRGCKARLTNAINNLTRLVNSANSNYPTVFHSDAHPAVQLRTLQRRIEDMGNAKISIEIALETFQQRHEHAISFIENQPNAIELMDAFDIYWRDHKGDEMEPTATATIFALDDLIRKETELADMLRTTISASTTPQYNPTNTTDEPMDVTSIRNPTLTPPHMSGGSSPPYPAADTMNVQLRKVELPTFDGDFSTYYDFWAKFKTAVHDNPSLSTAAKFIHLSSSLKGSAALVVQGYDITDPSNYHLAIEALRRRYDRPQFTHNFFLQKLENLAASSAAASSQRDTLCQIQACILQLNRFEDTSTSLSLKKLIRSKFPRETQLEVNRMEHRSGTIWKMHEFLAGIDVFIQELEKLDDSHCPPLNHDQPYSALSTTYRNRSPSPEPLYDPHRCCFCGSRNHRSTRCTTSMQTYVRRMIVRNLDLCWKCVQPGHMANSCRAPNCRYCQRNHHTILCSYSSVSRFSRDRSRRSNDNRRNSRNSVRYDRYTYRSPRGWYPSRESSRERSSSRYSSSSYDYPYSPSRRHPRDRDYHHQSHRNHSPYRRSERDSERMRHRNQRRHSPSPSSAPYGVRFRANPRDSLSPVRRRNHSSPESSSHVADTDDEMRNALDCRPVDDPTTLTTSSNHQRPLLMTVKAHIRNPKTKTLETVNVMLDSGAQNSFISNAATKRLSLKPYDHKPLTVIGFGGHRSTQESGTVDATLLDAANKPFPVTLRTQEVLTSQFKPYRLSKEDKHALRTFRINPDSLTISRHVTPDILLGIDYFWEVLKKDSPKQLPSGLMLVNTRFGPVVSGSTFFR from the coding sequence ATGTCTACGCTCCGTGGCTGCAAAGCACGCTTGACCAACGCGATCAACAATTTGACGCGGCTGGTCAACTCGGCGAATTCCAACTACCCAACCGTCTTCCATTCGGACGCCCACCCGGCAGTACAGCTCCGCACCCTCCAGCGTCGAATCGAGGACATGGGAAACGCTAAGATCTCCATTGAAATAGCATTGGAGACATTCCAACAGCGCCATGAACATGCCATAAGCTTTATCGAAAACCAACCGAACGCCATAGAGCTTATGGATGCCTTTGACATCTACTGGCGCGATCACAAAGGTGACGAAATGGAACCAACCGCAACCGCTACCATCTTTGCCCTAGACGATCTTATCCGCAAGGAAACCGAACTTGCGGATATGCTTCGCACCACCATAAGCGCATCCACCACACCACAATATAACCCTACTAACACCACTGATGAGCCGATGGATGTCACATCCATCAGAAACCCTACCCTGACACCACCACATATGTCCGGAGGCTCATCACCACCATACCCTGCTGCGGATACCATGAATGTACAACTCCGCAAGGTAGAGCTGCCTACCTTTGATGGGGATTTTTCCACCTATTATGATTTCTGGGCCAAATTCAAGACCGCGGTCCACGATAATCCATCCCTATCCACCGCTGCCAAATTTATCCATCTTAGTAGCAGCCTTAAAGGTAGCGCCGCACTTGTTGTACAGGGGTATGACATAACCGATCCCTCCAACTACCACCTAGCCATTGAAGCCCTACGCAGACGGTATGACCGTCCGCAGTTCacccataatttctttttgcagaaattagaGAACTTGGCAGCGTCGTCTGCCGCCGCTTCATCGCAGAGGGACACATTATGCCAGATCCAAGCGTGTATCCTGCAGCTCAACCGCTTCGAGGACACGTCAACATCGCTATCGCTCAAGAAACTCATTCGCAGCAAGTTCCCACGAGAGACTCAGCTGGAAGTGAACAGGATGGAACACCGGTCAGGTACTATTTGGAAGATGCATGAGTTTCTTGCTGGTATTGATGTGTTTATTCAAGAACTTGAGAAACTTGACGATAGCCACTGTCCTCCACTTAACCACGATCAACCCTATTCCGCATTATCCACCACATACCGCAACCGCTCACCATCTCCAGAACCACTTTATGATCCGCATAGATGTTGTTTCTGCGGGTCGAGGAACCATCGCTCGACCCGCTGCACCACATCTATGCAGACCTACGTTCGCCGTATGATAGTCCGGAACCTGGACCTCTGTTGGAAATGTGTCCAACCAGGGCACATGGCCAACTCTTGCCGGGCTCCGAACTGTCGTTACTGCCAACGTAACCATCACACCATTCTTTGTTCGTATTCATCTGTTTCGCGTTTTTCTCGTGATAGGTCTAGGCGTTCTAATGATAATCGTCGTAATAGTCGTAATAGTGTTCGTTATGATCGATATACTTATCGTTCTCCCCGCGGATGGTACCCTTCTAGGGAATCGTCCCGGGAAAGAAGTTCTTCACGCTATTCCTCTTCATCGTACGATTATCCCTATTCACCATCTAGGCGCCATCCCCGCGATAGAGACTACCACCATCAGTCTCATCGCAACCATTCTCCCTATCGTAGATCTGAACGTGATTCAGAGCGAATGCGCCACCGCAACCAACGCCGCCACTCACCGTCTCCATCTTCAGCACCTTACGGGGTCAGATTTCGTGCTAATCCGCGCGATAGTCTCTCACCCGTACGCCGCAGAAACCATTCCAGCCCAGAATCCAGTAGCCATGTCGCCGACACGGACGACGAGATGCGTAACGCTCTTGATTGCCGTCCGGTCGACGACCCCACCACCCTTACCACCTCATCTAACCACCAACGCCCTCTTCTTATGACTGTTAAGGCTCACATTCGTAATCCTAAGACGAAGACCCTTGAAACGGTCAACGTCATGCTGGATTCAGGAGCCCAAAACAGCTTCATAAGCAACGCAGCCACTAAGCGTCTATCCCTTAAACCCTACGACCACAAGCCGCTGACCGTCATCGGATTCGGAGGTCATCGTTCGACCCAAGAATCCGGTACAGTCGACGCCACCCTCTTAGATGCCGCAAACAAACCATTTCCCGTAACCCTACGAACTCAGGAAGTTCTAACTTCCCAGTTCAAACCATATCGTCTCAGTAAAGAAGACAAACACGCACTCCGCACATTCCGCATTAACCCAGACAGCCTTACCATCAGTCGCCACGTTACGCCAGATATCCTGCTGGGTATCGACTACTTCTGGGAGGTCCTGAAAAAGGACTCACCGAAGCAGTTACCCTCAGGATTGATGCTCGTTAACACGCGATTCGGACCAGTTGTCTCGGGTTCAaccttttttcgttga